From Homo sapiens chromosome 17 genomic scaffold, GRCh38.p14 alternate locus group ALT_REF_LOCI_1 HSCHR17_7_CTG4, a single genomic window includes:
- the CCL4L2 gene encoding C-C motif chemokine 4-like isoform 2 precursor (isoform 2 precursor is encoded by transcript variant CCL4L2b1), with protein sequence MKLCVTVLSLLVLVAAFCSLALSAPMGSDPPTACCFSYTARKLPRNFVVDYYETSSLCSQPAVV encoded by the exons ATGAAGCTCTGCGTGACTGTCCTGTCTCTCCTCGTGCTAGTAGCTGCCTTCTGCTCTCTAGCACTCTCAGCACCAA TGGGCTCAGACCCTCCCACCGCCTGCTGCTTTTCTTACACCGCGAGGAAGCTTCCTCGCAACTTTGTGGTAGATTACTATGAGACCAGCAGCCTCTGCTCCCAGCCAGCTGTGGT CTAA
- the CCL4L2 gene encoding C-C motif chemokine 4-like isoform 7 precursor (isoform 7 precursor is encoded by transcript variant CCL4L2f): MKLCVTVLSLLVLVAAFCSLALSAPMGSDPPTACCFSYTARKLPRNFVVDYYETSSLCSQPAVVEWKLQGVCFQCCSGKDPIHQSCPTWTMVRQRKMPTTGKG, from the exons ATGAAGCTCTGCGTGACTGTCCTGTCTCTCCTCGTGCTAGTAGCTGCCTTCTGCTCTCTAGCACTCTCAGCACCAA TGGGCTCAGACCCTCCCACCGCCTGCTGCTTTTCTTACACCGCGAGGAAGCTTCCTCGCAACTTTGTGGTAGATTACTATGAGACCAGCAGCCTCTGCTCCCAGCCAGCTGTGGT TGAGTGGAAGTTACAGGGAGTCTGCTTCCAGTGCTGCTCCGGGAAGGATCCCATCCACCAGAGCTGCCCCACATGGACCATGGTCAGGCAGAGGAAGATGCCTACCACAGGCAAGGGATAA
- the CCL4L2 gene encoding C-C motif chemokine 4-like isoform X1 has translation MKLCVTVLSLLVLVAAFCSLALSAPMGSDPPTACCFSYTARKLPRNFVVDYYETSSLCSQPAVVFQTKRGKQVCADPSESWVQEYVYDLELN, from the exons ATGAAGCTCTGCGTGACTGTCCTGTCTCTCCTCGTGCTAGTAGCTGCCTTCTGCTCTCTAGCACTCTCAGCACCAA TGGGCTCAGACCCTCCCACCGCCTGCTGCTTTTCTTACACCGCGAGGAAGCTTCCTCGCAACTTTGTGGTAGATTACTATGAGACCAGCAGCCTCTGCTCCCAGCCAGCTGTGGT ATTCCAAACCAAAAGAGGCAAGCAAGTCTGCGCTGACCCCAGTGAGTCCTGGGTCCAGGAGTACGTGTATGACCTGGAACTGAACTGA
- the CCL4L2 gene encoding C-C motif chemokine 4-like isoform 3 precursor (isoform 3 precursor is encoded by transcript variant CCL4L2c): MKLCVTVLSLLVLVAAFCSLALSAPMGSDPPTACCFSYTARKLPRNFVVDYYETSSLCSQPAVVYRESASSAAPGRIPSTRAAPHGPWSGRGRCLPQARDKAR; this comes from the exons ATGAAGCTCTGCGTGACTGTCCTGTCTCTCCTCGTGCTAGTAGCTGCCTTCTGCTCTCTAGCACTCTCAGCACCAA TGGGCTCAGACCCTCCCACCGCCTGCTGCTTTTCTTACACCGCGAGGAAGCTTCCTCGCAACTTTGTGGTAGATTACTATGAGACCAGCAGCCTCTGCTCCCAGCCAGCTGTGGT TTACAGGGAGTCTGCTTCCAGTGCTGCTCCGGGAAGGATCCCATCCACCAGAGCTGCCCCACATGGACCATGGTCAGGCAGAGGAAGATGCCTACCACAGGCAAGGGATAAAGCCAGATGA
- the CCL4L2 gene encoding C-C motif chemokine 4-like isoform 4 precursor (isoform 4 precursor is encoded by transcript variant CCL4L2d): MKLCVTVLSLLVLVAAFCSLALSAPMGSDPPTACCFSYTARKLPRNFVVDYYETSSLCSQPAVVAAPGRIPSTRAAPHGPWSGRGRCLPQARDKAR; this comes from the exons ATGAAGCTCTGCGTGACTGTCCTGTCTCTCCTCGTGCTAGTAGCTGCCTTCTGCTCTCTAGCACTCTCAGCACCAA TGGGCTCAGACCCTCCCACCGCCTGCTGCTTTTCTTACACCGCGAGGAAGCTTCCTCGCAACTTTGTGGTAGATTACTATGAGACCAGCAGCCTCTGCTCCCAGCCAGCTGTGGT TGCTGCTCCGGGAAGGATCCCATCCACCAGAGCTGCCCCACATGGACCATGGTCAGGCAGAGGAAGATGCCTACCACAGGCAAGGGATAAAGCCAGATGA
- the CCL4L2 gene encoding C-C motif chemokine 4-like isoform 5 precursor (isoform 5 precursor is encoded by transcript variant CCL4L2e) yields MKLCVTVLSLLVLVAAFCSLALSAPMGSDPPTACCFSYTARKLPRNFVVDYYETSSLCSQPAVVAAPHGPWSGRGRCLPQARDKAR; encoded by the exons ATGAAGCTCTGCGTGACTGTCCTGTCTCTCCTCGTGCTAGTAGCTGCCTTCTGCTCTCTAGCACTCTCAGCACCAA TGGGCTCAGACCCTCCCACCGCCTGCTGCTTTTCTTACACCGCGAGGAAGCTTCCTCGCAACTTTGTGGTAGATTACTATGAGACCAGCAGCCTCTGCTCCCAGCCAGCTGTGGT AGCTGCCCCACATGGACCATGGTCAGGCAGAGGAAGATGCCTACCACAGGCAAGGGATAAAGCCAGATGA
- the CCL4L2 gene encoding C-C motif chemokine 4-like isoform 1 precursor (isoform 1 precursor is encoded by transcript variant CCL4L2), with protein MKLCVTVLSLLVLVAAFCSLALSAPMGSDPPTACCFSYTARKLPRNFVVDYYETSSLCSQPAVVGKQVCADPSESWVQEYVYDLELN; from the exons ATGAAGCTCTGCGTGACTGTCCTGTCTCTCCTCGTGCTAGTAGCTGCCTTCTGCTCTCTAGCACTCTCAGCACCAA TGGGCTCAGACCCTCCCACCGCCTGCTGCTTTTCTTACACCGCGAGGAAGCTTCCTCGCAACTTTGTGGTAGATTACTATGAGACCAGCAGCCTCTGCTCCCAGCCAGCTGTGGT AGGCAAGCAAGTCTGCGCTGACCCCAGTGAGTCCTGGGTCCAGGAGTACGTGTATGACCTGGAACTGAACTGA
- the CCL4L2 gene encoding C-C motif chemokine 4-like isoform 2 precursor (isoform 2 precursor is encoded by transcript variant CCL4L2b2) produces MKLCVTVLSLLVLVAAFCSLALSAPMGSDPPTACCFSYTARKLPRNFVVDYYETSSLCSQPAVV; encoded by the exons ATGAAGCTCTGCGTGACTGTCCTGTCTCTCCTCGTGCTAGTAGCTGCCTTCTGCTCTCTAGCACTCTCAGCACCAA TGGGCTCAGACCCTCCCACCGCCTGCTGCTTTTCTTACACCGCGAGGAAGCTTCCTCGCAACTTTGTGGTAGATTACTATGAGACCAGCAGCCTCTGCTCCCAGCCAGCTGTGGTGTGA
- the CCL4L2 gene encoding C-C motif chemokine 4-like isoform 6 precursor (isoform 6 precursor is encoded by transcript variant CCL4L2bdelta2) yields MKLCVTVLSLLVLVAAFCSLALSAPTKSSEWKLQGVCFQCCSGKDPIHQSCPTWTMVRQRKMPTTGKG; encoded by the exons ATGAAGCTCTGCGTGACTGTCCTGTCTCTCCTCGTGCTAGTAGCTGCCTTCTGCTCTCTAGCACTCTCAGCACCAA CTAAATCCAGTGAGTGGAAGTTACAGGGAGTCTGCTTCCAGTGCTGCTCCGGGAAGGATCCCATCCACCAGAGCTGCCCCACATGGACCATGGTCAGGCAGAGGAAGATGCCTACCACAGGCAAGGGATAA
- the CCL4L2 gene encoding C-C motif chemokine 4-like isoform X2: protein MKLCVTVLSLLVLVAAFCSLALSAPNSKPKEASKSALTPVSPGSRSTCMTWN from the exons ATGAAGCTCTGCGTGACTGTCCTGTCTCTCCTCGTGCTAGTAGCTGCCTTCTGCTCTCTAGCACTCTCAGCACCAA ATTCCAAACCAAAAGAGGCAAGCAAGTCTGCGCTGACCCCAGTGAGTCCTGGGTCCAGGAGTACGTGTATGACCTGGAACTGA